One genomic segment of Betaproteobacteria bacterium includes these proteins:
- a CDS encoding Kdo hydroxylase family protein, with protein MDATAQPAALKVLRTSRWDSVAPDEAGDETVDALERGEILYFPQLPFEFTADEKPLLSPATSDGKSKNVVYDIRNDSLHGTALTATARETLHALMRRYAQSTTRLIENVLPGYAADLEIARTSFRPVRVEGRPSSYKKDDTRLHVDAFSATPNQGRRILRVFSNVNPEGEPRRWEVGEPFEAFAPKFIDRIPLPSALSGALLEHLRLTRGRRTPYDHVMLQLHDRGKADMAYQKASPKTAVAFPPGTTWIVFTDRVMHAALGGQHLLEQTFHLPVTAMHRPERSPLRILEGLYQRPLA; from the coding sequence ATGGACGCAACCGCCCAACCCGCTGCCCTCAAGGTGTTGCGCACCAGCCGCTGGGACAGCGTGGCGCCGGACGAGGCGGGTGACGAGACGGTCGATGCGCTCGAACGCGGCGAGATTCTGTACTTTCCCCAGCTGCCCTTCGAGTTCACGGCGGACGAGAAGCCGCTGCTCTCGCCCGCCACGTCGGACGGCAAGTCGAAGAACGTCGTCTACGACATCCGCAACGACAGCCTGCACGGCACCGCGCTCACGGCAACGGCACGCGAGACGCTGCATGCATTGATGCGCAGGTATGCGCAGAGCACGACGCGACTCATCGAGAACGTGCTGCCCGGATACGCCGCAGATCTCGAGATCGCGCGCACCAGCTTTCGTCCGGTCCGCGTCGAGGGTCGCCCGAGTTCGTACAAGAAGGACGACACGCGGTTGCACGTCGACGCCTTCTCCGCCACGCCCAACCAGGGACGCCGCATCCTGCGCGTCTTCAGCAACGTGAATCCCGAGGGCGAGCCCCGCCGCTGGGAGGTCGGCGAGCCGTTCGAGGCGTTCGCACCGAAGTTCATCGATCGCATCCCCCTGCCGAGCGCACTCTCGGGCGCACTGCTCGAGCATCTGCGGCTCACGCGCGGGCGCCGCACGCCATACGATCACGTGATGCTGCAGCTGCACGATCGCGGCAAGGCGGACATGGCCTATCAGAAAGCCTCGCCCAAGACCGCGGTTGCCTTCCCGCCCGGCACCACCTGGATCGTTTTCACCGACCGCGTCATGCACGCCGCGCTCGGCGGCCAGCACCTGCTGGAGCAGACGTTCCACCTGCCGGTGACAGCCATGCACCGCCCGGAGCGCTCCCCGCTGCGGATCCTCGAAGGCCTGTATCAGCGGCCGCTCGCCTAG
- a CDS encoding NAD-dependent isocitrate dehydrogenase, whose protein sequence is MSNQAARKIPATLIAGDGIGPEIMHATVRVLDALKAPFEWEEVTGGMAAVARQGDPLPKETMESIHRTRLALKGPLTTPVGGGYRSVNVRLREEFELYANLRPVRTIVPGGRYEDVDIVLVRENTEGFYVGFEHFIPIKGDPHAVAIGSGVNTREGCRRVAEFAFDYAVKNGRKNVTCVHKANILKALTGLFVEEVRECFKKYEGRITLDDRIIDACAMQLVLDPTKFDVILTTNLFGDILSDLIAGLVGGLGLAPGGNIGTEAAIFEAVHGSAPDIAGKGVANPTALLLAAAMMLDYVGEPEKARILRDAIDRVIQDDKVRTRDLGGTASTLEYTDALISRMATMSAAQG, encoded by the coding sequence GAACCAAGCCGCCAGGAAGATCCCCGCCACTCTCATCGCCGGCGACGGCATCGGGCCGGAAATCATGCACGCCACCGTGCGTGTGCTCGATGCGCTCAAGGCGCCGTTCGAATGGGAGGAAGTGACGGGCGGCATGGCGGCGGTCGCACGCCAGGGCGACCCTCTGCCGAAAGAAACGATGGAGAGCATCCATCGCACGCGGCTCGCCTTGAAAGGCCCGCTCACCACGCCGGTCGGCGGCGGTTACCGCTCCGTCAACGTGCGCCTGCGCGAGGAATTCGAGCTCTATGCCAACCTGCGTCCGGTGCGCACCATCGTTCCCGGCGGCCGTTACGAGGATGTCGACATCGTGCTCGTGCGCGAGAACACGGAAGGCTTCTATGTCGGCTTCGAGCACTTCATCCCGATCAAGGGCGATCCGCACGCGGTGGCGATCGGCTCCGGCGTGAACACGCGCGAGGGCTGCCGCCGGGTCGCCGAGTTCGCCTTCGACTACGCTGTGAAGAACGGCCGCAAGAACGTGACGTGCGTGCACAAGGCGAACATCCTGAAGGCGCTCACCGGGCTCTTCGTGGAAGAGGTGCGCGAGTGCTTCAAGAAATACGAGGGTCGCATCACACTCGACGATCGCATCATCGACGCGTGCGCCATGCAGCTCGTCCTCGACCCGACCAAGTTCGACGTGATTCTCACCACGAACCTGTTCGGTGACATTCTCTCCGACCTCATCGCCGGACTCGTCGGCGGGCTGGGACTCGCACCCGGCGGCAACATCGGCACCGAGGCGGCGATCTTCGAGGCGGTGCACGGCTCGGCGCCGGACATCGCGGGCAAGGGTGTGGCCAACCCCACCGCGCTGCTCCTCGCGGCGGCGATGATGCTCGACTACGTCGGCGAACCCGAAAAGGCCCGGATCCTGCGCGATGCCATCGACCGCGTCATCCAGGACGACAAGGTCCGCACCCGCGATCTCGGCGGCACGGCATCGACGCTGGAGTACACCGATGCGCTGATCAGCCGCATGGCAACGATGTCGGCGGCCCAGGGCTGA
- the rpmE gene encoding 50S ribosomal protein L31: protein MKEKIHPKYEEITVTCSCGNTFKTRSTIGRPLHVEVCSACHPFYTGKQKIVDTAGRVEKFRQRYARGAGKPAA from the coding sequence ATGAAAGAGAAGATTCACCCGAAGTACGAAGAGATCACCGTCACCTGCAGTTGCGGCAACACGTTCAAGACGCGCTCGACCATCGGGCGCCCGCTGCACGTGGAGGTGTGTTCGGCCTGCCATCCGTTCTACACCGGCAAGCAGAAGATCGTGGACACCGCCGGGCGCGTGGAGAAGTTCCGGCAGCGCTATGCGCGGGGGGCGGGAAAGCCCGCTGCCTGA
- the murI gene encoding glutamate racemase: protein MPGRATRAWRWNSSRHCRRPVAAFPASASATRSGRCSSTTRASSPIGRNCRSRSGNATCCSRRAAACRSPRSAPAGRRSGKVRDRATPRNDSGFTGAARRRNPSPHSVPHSQPIGVFDSGVGGLSVLREIVRQLPHEDTVYFADQAHVPYGPRPQEQIRHFCDTITRFLIEHGCKAIVVACNTASAAALKHLRENFPTLPSVGMEPAVKPAALTTKSGVVGIMATPATFQGKLFQATAGRYASGIRLVNQVCDGLADRVETGDFDSEETAALLRRYVQPILDAGADTIVLACTHYPFLLEPIRRIAGPEVNVIDPAPAIARYLQRVLEQRGLLGAPGRAARRVFYTTGAAAPYQRALERLSTASSPVRLAQWHGEHLLVDHGARS, encoded by the coding sequence ATGCCGGGAAGAGCTACAAGAGCGTGGCGCTGGAACTCAAGCAGGCACTGCCGGCGACCAGTCGCTGCATTTCCAGCATCGGCCTCGGCGACTCGCAGCGGGCGATGCTCGAGTACTACGCGGGCATCGTCACCTATCGGGAGGAACTGCCGCAGCCGAAGCGGGAATGCGACCTGCTGCTCACGCAGGGCAGCAGCCTGCAGGAGTCCACGGTCGGCACCAGCTGGAAGAAGATCTGGGAAGGTGCGCGACCGGGCGACACCAAGGAACGATTCCGGCTTTACCGGCGCAGCCCGACGAAGAAATCCTAGTCCCCACAGCGTGCCGCATTCCCAGCCGATTGGCGTTTTCGACTCCGGTGTCGGCGGTCTTTCCGTCCTGCGCGAGATCGTGCGCCAGCTGCCGCACGAGGACACCGTCTATTTCGCTGACCAGGCGCACGTACCCTACGGCCCGCGGCCGCAGGAGCAGATCCGTCACTTCTGCGACACGATCACGCGCTTCCTGATCGAACACGGCTGCAAGGCGATCGTCGTCGCCTGCAACACGGCCTCCGCCGCCGCGCTCAAGCACCTGCGGGAGAACTTTCCCACGCTGCCGTCGGTGGGCATGGAGCCGGCGGTGAAGCCAGCCGCGCTGACCACGAAGAGCGGTGTGGTCGGCATCATGGCAACGCCCGCGACCTTCCAGGGCAAGCTCTTCCAGGCGACCGCCGGGCGCTACGCGAGCGGTATCCGGCTCGTGAACCAGGTGTGCGACGGGCTCGCAGACCGCGTCGAGACCGGGGACTTCGACAGCGAAGAAACGGCAGCGCTGCTGCGCAGGTACGTGCAGCCGATCCTCGATGCCGGCGCCGACACGATCGTGCTCGCCTGCACGCACTATCCCTTCCTGCTCGAGCCGATCCGGCGCATCGCCGGGCCCGAGGTGAACGTCATCGACCCGGCACCCGCCATCGCGCGCTACCTGCAGCGGGTACTCGAACAGCGCGGGCTGCTCGGCGCACCGGGGCGCGCGGCACGCCGCGTCTTCTACACCACCGGTGCCGCGGCGCCGTATCAGCGTGCACTGGAAAGATTGTCGACCGCTTCGAGTCCGGTGCGCCTGGCGCAGTGGCACGGCGAGCACCTGCTC